From Vanrija pseudolonga chromosome 1, complete sequence, a single genomic window includes:
- the EFTUD2 gene encoding U5 small nuclear ribonucleoprotein component has protein sequence MSTEDYDEFGNYIGGDLDSDDDSDIDIEPAVAVPAAPGPSAGASYAPLEGFDEDEDDEMEDEDAGLAMTLHSVDGTAGNQVVLHEDKKYYATAAETYGEDVETMVQEEDLQPLSEPIVAPIKKRSFTVQEKDLPVTRFDRNFMVDLLQYPDQLRNVMVAGHLHHGKTSLLDMLVFETHQLTWDADRPTRYTDTHTLSRSRGISIKSGPMSLVLSDSAGKSRLVNLIDTPGHLNFADEVASAARLVDGVVLVVDVVEGVMAGTEAVIKHAMQEKLKIVLVVNKMDRLILELRLPPAEAFFKIKHTIEEVNAVIAGIDNADEFRLSPERGNVAFASTQMGWCFTLDTFAAMYADAFGALDVGEFAQRLWGNIFFDAEKRKFTRNPADVESKRSFVHFILEPLYKLYSQVLSADSETLKKTLADLHITLRPAVYKMDVRPLLKVVLEAFFGPSTGLIDMIASKLPSPVENARSKIEHTFTGPLDTPLAESLIKADPKGPTVVQVTKLFHTSDAQEFRAFGRVMSGTIQKGQPVYVLGEGYSLEDEEDMVPAIVDGVMIDESRYTVDIDTAYPGNLVLLSGVDASINKTATIYARGIDDDMYIFRPIKHITQSVLKVAVEPIVPSELPKMLDGLRKVNKSYPLVTTKVEESGEHVILGTGEIYLDSVLHDLRRLFSEIEIKVSDPVTKFCETVIETSALKCTANSQNRKNKLTMIAEPLENGIANDIESGKVTMKMTNKERGKFFEQNYGWDLLASRNIWAFGPDDNGPNVLVNDTLPSEVDTKALTTIRESVKQGFKWGTREGPLCEEPIRGVKFRLLDATIADSANRGGGQVIPAARRVCYSSFLLASPRLLEPVYYVEVQAPADCVAAVYTVLSRRRGHVTKDIPKPGSPLYTVKAFIPVLDANGFETDLRTATMGQAFPLMTFDHWQVVPGDPTDTSIQLQPLEPAQGQALARDLVLKTRRRKGLSDSISPAKYLDDDMIIAMNASGLGDLLQ, from the exons ATGTCGACAGAGGACTACGATG AGTTCGGCAACTAcatcggcggcgacctcgactcggacgatGACTCGGACATTGACATCGAGCCGGCCGTCGCTGTGCCCGCAGCTCCCGGCCCCTCTGCGGGCGCGAGctacgcgccgctcgagggcttcgacgaggacgaggacgatgagatggaggacgaggacgccggcctcgccatgACGCTGCATAGCGTGGACG GGACGGCGGGCAACCAGGTCGTGCTGCACGAGGACAAGAAGTACTACGCTACCGCAGCCGAGACTtacggcgaggacgtcgagacCATGGTGCAGGAGGAGGACTTGCAACCCCTCTCCGAGCCCATCGTTGCGCCGATCAAGAAGAGGAGCTTCACCGTCCAGGAGAAGGACCTCCCAGTGACGCGCTTCGACCGCAA CTTCAtggtcgacctcctccagTACCCTGACCAGCTCCGCAACGTCATGGTCGCGGGACACTTGCACCACGGCAAGACGTCGCTCCTCGACATGCTCGTGTTTGAGACGCACCAGCTCACGTGGGACGCCGACAGGCCAACGCGGTATACCGACACGCACAcgctctcgcgctcgcgcggcaTCTCGATCAAGTCGGGCCCAATGTCGCTTGTGCTCTCCGACTCGGCTGGCAAGTCGCGTCTCGTCAACCTCATCGACACGCCCGGCCACCTCAACTTTGCTGACGAGGTCgcgtccgcggcgcgcctggtGGACGGTGTTGTGCTCGTTGTCGATGTCGTTGAGGGCGTCATGgccggcaccgaggccgTCATCAAGCACGCGATGCAGGAGAAGCTCAAGATTGTGCTTGTTGTCAACAAGATGGACCGTCTGATCCTCGAGCTCCGCCTTCCCCCAGCCGAGGCCTTCTTCAAGATCAAGCACACGATCGAGGAGGTCAACGCGGTCATTGCTGGCATCGACAACGCCGACGAGTTCCGCTTGTCACCTGAGCGCGGCAACGTTGCGTTCGCGTCTACGCAGATGGGCTGGTGCTTTACCCTCGACACGTTTGCCGCCATGTACGCCGATGCGTTTGGTGCCTTGGATGTCGGAGAGTTTGCCCAGCGCCTGTGGGGCAACATCTTcttcgacgccgagaagcgcAAGTTTACCCGCAACCCTGCCGATGTCGAGTCGAAGCGCTCGTTTGTTCACTTCATCCTCGAGCCCCTGTACAAGCTCTACAGCCAGGTCCTTagcgccgactcggagaCGCTCAAGAAGACGCTCGCCGACTTGCACATCACCCTCAGGCCCGCCGTCTACAAGATGGACGTGCGGCCGCTGCTCAAGGTTGTGCTTGAGGCGTTCTTCGGTCCCTCCACCGGTCTTATCGACATGATCGCCAGCAAGCTCCCATCGCCAGTGGAGAATGCCCGCTCCAAGATTGAGCACACCTTCACTGGTCCCTTGGATACGCCCCTCGCCGAGTCCCTCATCAAGGCCGACCCCAAGGGCCCTACCGTTGTTCAGGTCACCAAGCTGTTCCACACATCTGATGCCCAGGAGTTCCGGGCATTCGGCCGCGTCATGAGCGGTACGATCCAGAAGGGACAGCCGGTGTACGTGCTTGGTGAGGGATACTCgctcgaggatgaggaggacatGGTTCCTGCTattgtcgacggcgtcatgaTCGACGAGTCGCGGTATACTGTCGACATTGACACGGCGTACCCCGGAAACCTCGTTTTGCTTTCTGGTGTCGACGCGTCGATCAACAAGACGGCCACCATCTACGCCCGCGGCATCGATGACGACATGTACATCTTCCGCCCAATCAAGCACATTACGCAGTCCGTGCTCAAGGTGGCTGTCGAGCCCATCGTCCCCTCGGAGCTGCCAAAAatgctcgacggcctgcgcAAGGTCAACAAGTCTTATCCTCTGGTCACGACAAAGGTCGAGGAGTCTGGAGAGCACGTCATCCTCGGCACTGGCGAAATCTACCTCGACTCGGTGCTGCACGACTTGCGAAGACTGTTCTCGGAGATTGAGATCAAGGTGTCTGATCCTGTCACAAAGTTCTGTGAGACGGTCATTGAGACATCAGCACTCAAGTGCACGGCCAACTCGCAGAACAGGAAGAACAAGTTGACAATGATtgccgagccgctcgagAACGGTATCGCCAACGACATCGAGTCGGGCAAGGTGACGATGAAGATGACCAACAAGGAGCGCGGCAAGTTCTTTGAGCAGAACTATGGCTGGGACTTGCTGGCATCACGAAACATTTGGGCGTTTGGACCGGACGACAACGGCCCCAACGTGTTGGTCAACGACACGCTGCCATCAGAGGTCGACACCAAGGCGTTGACAACGATCCGTGAGAGCGTCAAGCAGGGCTTCAAGTGGGGTACGCGTGAAGGACCATTGTGCGAGGAGCCGATCCGCGGCGTCAAGTTCCGTTTGCTGGACGCGACGATTGCCGACTCTGCAAACCGCGGTGGAGGCCAGGTCATCCCCGCGGCCCGCCGAGTGTGCTACTcgtccttcctcctcgcctcgccccgtcTCCTCGAGCCGGTCTACTATGTCGAGGTTCAGGCGCCCGCCGATTGCGTGGCAGCAGTGTACACTGTGCTCTCAAGGCGGCGTGGTCACGTCACGAAGGATATCCCCAAGCCCGGCTCTCCGCTGTACACGGTCAAGGCGTTCAtccccgtgctcgacgccaacggctTCGAGACGGACCTGCGAACAGCGACCATGGGCCAGGCGTTCCCGCTCATGACGTTTGACCACTGGCAGGTGGTCCCCGGCGACCCCACCGACACGAGCATCCAGCTGCAGCCGCTCGAGCCGGCGCAAGGACAGGCCCTGGCACGCGACCTGGTGCTCAAGACGCGCCGACGCAAGGGCCTGAGCGACAGCATCAGCCCGGCAaagtacctcgacgacgacatgatCATTGCGATGAACGCGAGCGGGCTGGGCGATCTGTTGCAAtag